The Phragmites australis chromosome 13, lpPhrAust1.1, whole genome shotgun sequence DNA window GCGTATGTTCCCGTTTTCACTCGTAGAGAAGGCTCGTCAATGTTTCACTCTCTGCAGCCAACTAGCACTGCGTCTTGGGAAGTTCTTCAGGCAGAATTTCTATCCAAGTTCTTTCCACCTGGCAAGGCTCGGTCGCTTCATCTCAAGATCTTTGGATTCACTCCGTACCCTGATGAAAGTATTGCCGACGCATGGGAGAGGCTGCAAGATTATGTCATCACCTGTCCACATCATGGATTTTCGGAATGGCAGATCGTGCAGAAGTTCTATGAAGGTTTAAATCCAACAGAAAGGAATCATTTTGACGCTGTTGCTGGAGGATCATTCTTGTCCATAAGTACCACTGATGCGAAGGCTCTCATCAAGAAGGCAGTTGAAGCCTGGGGATGAACATCAGAACACGTTTCTCAGCCTGGTTCATCTGGAAAAGCGAAGAGTGTGCTGGAAGTGGATGGGTTGGAGGTTCTCGTCAGAAAGATAGATTCACTCACAAGAAGACTTGATGCTGTTGGAGCAGAAAGGAAGGAGCAAGCCCGTGCTATTGAAGCAAAAGCTCAGTCTATATGTCACCTCCTAAATCTTTAATCATGCCATTAAGCATAAACATGCACCATGAGTATTATATTTAATTGTTAAGTGCTTGTTTAAAATTCTTTTGGCGGCTTAACTTTTGCGAAGTGTTATGAAAATACCAACTTTAGAGTTTGCTTTTAAGTTAAGTCTCGCATAGGCATTGCGATTGAAACCATTTAAAATCATTTCGAGATCGCTGCACAAAAATTCTTAGATTTTTCGGAGCACCGGAATACCTTTTGTGGATTTAAGGGGAGAGAAGGAATAGAATTTTTGCAGCTTAAATGGGCttattctctaacatgtgggtccACTTGGCCAGCCCACACCTCaccctctccttttctttcagcAGCAGCACCCCCacacccctctctccctcacttccTCACTCTCTCATGCTCACTCTCCCTGCCCAACCAAGCAGCCCAAAGAACAGCAGGGTtgctgctctctctccctctcaaactctctcttctctccccaAGTCCCACCCTCAAGAGGaagaatcgaggtatgcatgtgttgcCATCGTTTTCCCCTCATCcctagctctccatccatctaAGTTTCAATCGCATGCATGGAGATTTGGATGAGTTCCAAATCAATTTCGTCACCCATCTTCTCTAAATTTTCAGCAGCAGTTTGGCCCCTCTTCGCCGAGCTTTTCCTTCTGATTTCTCCTCCAACCGACGGTCCCCAACCTCCACAAGTAcattgggtaagtcccttaggttTCTCTTGGTGCAAAATCACATTTTGGTTCGGTTAAGTTGGAGTTTTTGAGCTGTGAACAAGTGAGTTGCGAAGCACCGTTTGCTCATGTTGGAATGGAGCTAGTGTGAGATGTTTgaatgagcaagagctagtGATTAGTGTTGGTGGAGTGGGTAAATTAGATCTAGAAGCCTTACATTAGTGCCTATACATGCCTATGTGGGTTAGGTTTTGATATGCAAATTGAATCGGCCTTGGTTTCATCGCGAAGTTAGGAAATCTGGAAgcatcggaagttctgattttTGTATCAAAACTTCTGGTTAAACTCGAGTTAACCCAACCGAGAGCCTTGTTATCGTATAAGTCTGGAGTATCTGACTGACACCAGAACTTTAGACCCTAATACCGAAAGTTCCGATTAAATAAAATCAGCAACCAAGAACTCCATGTTCGTCATACGCCGGATGTTCCAACCAtaatatcggaacttccgaagTTACTGTTTATCaagagtttttcctttttgttttccttGCTGATAGCTTATATATTTCGTAGTTCATTCAtatgaactccaaaaatcataaaaccagttgcgttagctttgtatgagaatgaactacatgttaaaaatgttggaactccagaaaTACTTTTTTataatcaattaattaattaaatgtgtctcagcttaattaaatcatagttaattaatagcatgtcctaaaattatgaaaccacttggacaattcatgttatgatcagTGCTAActaggaaaaaaatatatactttagtatgaaagtgttgtttaaattgtgaagctcatttaatcttgataggTAGCTTAATTACGGTCCTTTTTAATAGACCTTGAATAAATCTTTTATACCATGAGCTTTCGcacttcaattcatatgattcttATTGCATCATGTTCTTTACTCAGTACCTCATATCCTGTTAaattttcatggcatttggtGCATGTATCATAGCATTCCGTCACGTTAATTGTGATGCACCGTTCTTTCTTTTAGCGATCGACGAATCGGAGAGCGACGGgggtattcttgaggtggaacCTGATTGTGATATTATGTGTGAAGCACCtgaccaaggcaagcatctaagcatactctatCTAGTATTTTGGATCATATGAagtctaatttgataaattatactttatgtatATTTTGCATCATAGTGAGTCAAATATCGGGCTttatgggtagatcctatttgttgcattactcTACCTTGGCGTTGTTTATCTCTTGATCCGTTGTAACCTGAGTTATCCTTGTGTCAGGGACAAACGTAAAATGAATGCGATGTGCTTTGCAAGcttaggtcaccggtagaagtcgagcggtggaatgttccatcaTTCGCGAGCTATATGGCTTAATTATGTTCCACAATGAAAATGATGTTTGGaggtatgagttgtgaggatgagacgagatgtgggtgatGCTAAtggtaggttgggagaggaaccTGAATGCCATataccgcttgcatcatttaagcaccatccatcaGTGCAGTTGGCTTTTGCACttttccgtactaaccacatatctgTATATAGGATGGGTGAGCCTAGTATCGTAAGTCATCGtattcatttgactcatgcgcCCGGGATATGAGCAAGGGCGCTCGGGGTCTAGGTGGCCCCACATACTTCGGGCATAGGAACAAAGGTTCGGGGTGAGTACATGAACGGTTGTCACGTGAATCATCGCTTACAACTGATGGGTTGTATGGAGGGTgatctcgtgtcgtgtgggtaaagaggtaccccctatagggtgtaaaatcaattcgaattgcagcactctcagtcatgagcatgcttttgccCATTtgcattggtcgtagagttctgaGTTTGGGATGttgtggtatgttgggaaaaAGGCTGTTGGTTCGTTGCGGATGTATGATCGAGTTATAGTTAtacttatgttgatgatctcggtATCGGAGGGTATAGTTGCTAGGTTGTAGTTGCTCACACTTGAGTCAAAATCGCTTTTGcattataaattcatttaacctttatggctgattccttgctacgcatcctcaaatgcattctccttagaGTCGAGTTATTATACGAACCCACTATGGAATAAGTCATGCGAgaaccttcgtactcacgctactTGTTTTGTTTTCAGGTGAAGATGGGTGCCAGCTGCTCGAATCCTGTCAAGAGCGGTGTGGTGGCGAGCAGTCGTTATACTACTACTAAccccggtcggttgccttgtgggcaaatggcGCCACCGGCCTTCATTCTATTTTAGATGTTTTCTTTCCGCTGTGATCTATGTATATTTTTACTCTAGATAACACTTGTCTTTGTTAATTCATCAGCTTGTAATCACTTGTAATCGTATTTAACttgatgttgtgatattcatgttgtaaaggtatgtgtGGGTAATAGCTCTCCTAGAAGTTACCAATGCACACATACCGGGACTATCGGAGTTAGATTTGCTTTAATCATTAGTGGCTACGATCGttgtggtgagatgtgggttagcacgtggcTCGTCGAGAGACGGACGCgagctagctctcatcttattaaatgatcaaCCTAATGATTAACTTGAATTTAATTTGGATGGGTCCCCACAGCGTGGTACCAGAGCATGGTTGACCGTAGGTTAGAGTAGCATGGTGGTTTTAAGTAAAATATATCAACTTCACTAATATAACGCATTAACGTTTAATTTCACGTTCTAAGGATGTGCTCGATTTTATTCCTTACCTGTTCCTATACCCATCTCTTGTCTGGTGCTTgttaatatgctttaatttgttCTTTAACTCACCTTATTCTCTCATGGGTTAAAGATGAGTTCGAAACGTTTTTGGTTTGGGTGTCTCAATTAAGGACTTGTGTCTTGTCTAATTCTTGATCTATGTTCCCTTGTACCTCACCTTGCCATTGGTTCCCTCTCTCGTATTCATGCTGTTCTTGCTCTTGGTGGAATGGCGGGAGCTGCCGACAAAGGGAATGCGCGATGGAGATGTACGAGGAACGTGTCTTCTATGCCAAGGTTTTAGGCCAAACAAGTGCGTAGGAACAGGGTCTTGTTAGCTAAAATTAGTCGAGCTTAAGTAATGTCGAGTTATGGCGTAGTTTCTTTTTGTGGAAGATATGACGTTTTTAGCTATATTATGTCCCTAAGTGTAATGTATTCATGGTTGTTGCACCTAAATTGTTTTGGCCTCACATCGTGTTGTTCTTTTTATAATGTCATTTGTGAATCACGTTGCATCAACGCAATTAACGAAAAAGGTAAGAAGGTAAGGAACACATCCCATTAGCGGTcaatatcgggggctcaaccagtgtGAGGTAGGGGCCTGGTGTGTTCCGTACATCGATGGTACggaaagtgaatatgttagaaaaaatgtatgaacatccaccatatgaTGGTGGTTATATTCGTCTACCCATGTGgtgattacatggggtgtcccgtaAGACAATggtatgggaagtgaatacgttgtcAACAACGTATGAAACATCGCTTGTAcggcgagttgcacaagcaccgttcgcGCGAATACGTTATCTTTCTCgcgcgaagggtgatgattggtggtcattgtatatgaatgtatgtgatgtttgtgaccTTGATGCTTGTGGGGAGtgatgcactcgagaaagaaacgtgtAGATAGGGATTGAGCATTCATGTTGATTTATCCATTCCTTGTCGTTCTAAATTTCCATTCGTTATCTCCCTTGTCCAGATCTTGTCGTCACTAATTTTGGGATTGAtgacaggatgagaacccacaGTGGTGCCGATAAGGACAATCCGGAGGGTTCAAATACCCATGATGGAGGGCCACCCCTGCCATCACCCATGGCGGAGATGTTAGACCTTCTCAAGGTCATTGCTCATAACACGGCTCACCATGTTGGAGGTGGAGCTGACCTTCATGGGGGTTTCTTTGAGTTTCTCCGCACTCAACCTCCCATCTTCACCCGTGCCGAAGATCCCAGCGACGTCGAAgattggcttcgcaccatcgagcagaagctcgttcTCATACGGTGCGACGACCACAACAAAGTCCGATATGCCACCCATCAACTTCAAGGTGCGGCCGGGGCATAGTGGAAGAGCTACCTCGCCGTACAAGGCCCTGACCACCTTATCACTTGGGTGGAGTTCTGTTCAGCTTTCCGTACTTTCTACATCCCTAAGGGTGTGAGGGACATCAAAAAGTAGGAGTTCCTCAATATAAAGCAAGGAGACAAGTCTGTGATGGATTATATGTAGAAGTTCAACGATTTGGCTCAATATGCACCCGAGTTTATCTCCACTGACAAACGCAAACAAGAGTACTTTATGGACGGGCTTTCTACGAAGATGCAAGAGAAGCTTTCCACCCATAGCTTTGATGATTTCAACATGATGGTAAGCAAGTCGATCATAGTGGAGTACAAGATAAAGAACCATCGAGAGGAAAAGAAACGCAAGAGGGATGCACAGTTTTCTGATGGGGACGATGCGCAGCACCTGTGCACTCATTATCCTCTCATACAATGACCCTGGAGCCTCCACAACCTCTGTGTTTGACCCATTTCTCTCCTTCTCAAGGGCAATCCCAAGAAGCCGCAAAGAATCAGAGAAGCAGATTGAATCGTGAAAAAGGGGGCCCATGCTTCAATTATGGCTAGTTCGGGCATTTTGCCCAACGTTGTCGCTATCCAAAACGAGATAGTGTGGGTGTTACTTCGAATATACCACTACCTCGTGGGTCCTAGAAGATCCCAGCTCAGAAGCAGGGGAATATCAATATCATCACTGTTAAGGAAGCTCAAGAGTAGATCAGTGTGCTCTTAAGCACGCTCCCCGTCAACTCTCACCCGGTGACGGTACTCTTTGATTCCAGGGCTTCTCATTCCTTTGTCAAGCGGAGTTGTGTCACGACCCATGATTTTGCCATTCAAGTCATGCCTACTCCCTATCTTGTAACAACGCCCGGTGGAAAGATATTCTCGGAGAATGTAGTTCAGAATGCCCAGATTCTCATAAATGGAGTTGCCTTCCAAGCGAACTTGATTGTGATTGACTCAATGGGTTTGGATGTAATTTTTGGTATGAATTGGTTAACCTAGAATGGTGCGATCATCAAATACGCACCCAGGTCTGTCTCCCTTGTCAGCTCCTCCAATGATCGGGTCACTCTATGCCTTGATGAGATTGGTCCACATCTCTATGCAATGGAGGGTGCTATCTCCACAGATCCGGCTTATATTCCCGTAGTGTGTGAGTacccggatgtctttccagaaGAGTTGCCcggaatgccacccgaccgagAAGTGGAGTTCTCCATCGAGCTTTTACCCGGAACGGCTCCAATTTCAAAAAGGTCTTATCGgatgccgccaaatgaattggcggagttgaagaaacaaattcagGAGTTCCTcacaaagggtttcattcatccgagctcctcaccttggagGTGTCCggcgctctttgtgaagaaggaCCAAACTTGATTGTGATTGACTCAATGGGTTTGGATATCATTTTGGGTATGAATTGGTTAACCCTGAAGTCGTCAACACTATCAACTATGGCAACCAAAGTGGAGATTACAGCTGGAGGAGCCATCCTAATCTCAGCTATGGGAATCGAAATCAGAACTTCAATTCTGGAAACAGAACTTCAAGCTTCACTGCTGGGATTAACAATCCAGAACAATGTCCCGCTCAGAATTCAGTTCAGTGATTTTATTGAAGAACAAGGCAAGGTCAACAAGGCAGCTGTTATGAAGTTCAAGCAAGTTGATCAAGCTTTGGAGGACATTGATGAAAAGATTAATGAGCTAGGAGCAACCATGCAACAGGTGCTCAATGCCAATAAGATGCTTGAGACCCAAGTCTCTCAGCTAGCAAGCCTGGTATCCAAGAATGATGACAAGCCAGTTATGCCAGTTGAGGAGGACATCACTGTTGAAGAAGTTGAAGCTGAAGTAAGTGACAAGCAAGTTCTCTGCTGATGATTCTAGAATTCTCCCAGCTAAGCCCCATTTCCAGCTAAGCAGTTCTCCAAGTTTGTTGATGTGATCCAGAAGCTCTATGTGAACAGCCCGCTGCTGGACGCGATGCAAGTTCCCACATACTCGCGCTATGTGAAGGATACTCTGCTCAACAAGAGGAGTTTGCCTAGTTCTGAGATAATAAAGATAATGGAGGAATGCAGTGCTGCCATTTCAAGCTCGATAAAGAAGAAGGATCCTGGAAGTCCTACCATCCCTTGTTCCATTAGAGACAAGCATTTTGAGCTAGCTCTATGTGACCTTGGAGCAAGTGTGAGCGTCATGCCAGAGTCCATCTACAACCAGCTGGGTTTGCCCTTATATGAATCTGCCATTTTCAGCATTGAGTTGGCAGATAAGTCAGTTTGCTACCCAGTGAGCACCGCTGTGGATGTCCCGGACAAAGTGGGAGACTACATTGTTCCTGTTGACTTCATTGTCCTGGAGATGGAGGAAGATTCGAAGACACCATTGATACTTGGAAGGCCATTCTTGAAGACCGTCAATGCTACTATTGACGTTGGCAAAGGAGAAATCAAGACAGAAATCAATGGGACTGAGAACACCTTCCTTTTTCGCCCAAGAGTTGAAGTTTGCAGCATGATCAACTCCAAGGAAGTATATGGGCCGCCACATAAGTGTAAGGAGACCAAGGGAGAGTCTATGCCTGTCATGATTAACCACTGGGTTTAGAAGCAAAAGTAGAATGGGTCTGAAGGAGCAAAGCCACCACAGAGTTCACACTCAGAATGTAATTGTGGAGACAAGGAGGTAAGCCCAAGCCGAAGCAACCCGTCCAGAAATgctggaggaagaagaattcAGCGTCATTATCTCCATTCGGAGACGCTGAACCGAAGCCTTAAGGTATGGAGAAGTCAAGCTCTTTGACTATAAACAGAGCACTTTCGGGAGGCAACCCGTTTCTTCCATTATATCTTAGTAAGCATATAGGATTGCATGCTGCCAGGAGTTCAACCTGGATTCTTAATTTTCTATTAGTAGAATGCATATAGTGCTGCCGGGAGGTCAACCTAGATTTTTAAATTGAGAGTTAAGTTAAGTCAAGCCATGCTAATTTTAAAACTTGACCAAGATTTAATGCATATGTACATTTGCTTAAGTGTAGCTATCACTCTGCTGGAATTTGttcttttggtttttcttttagatttttctttatttctcttcaaaacctctttttcaaaacagTCCACTGAAATACCCTAAAAAAATCCTAGTTTTTCTTGCACTGATTCTTTTAGGCAGAAATGAAGAGCAGATGAGGAAACTTCTGGCGCACCGGACGAATAATCCCATAAAATCCATGACAGATTTCTCTTTGTTCTAGTCTGCTTGACAAAAATTCTTTTgggatttttctgagtcttttgtGGATTTGGTTTTTAAACACTCTCTCTCATTCAAAAGAACTTTTTCGAAAGCTTCTATTTTGAAAATTCCCAATCCCTTTATGAAAATTTCTTGTTCTCCTTTTTAATGGTAAACCCATCATCGTTATGTTAGGCTTATACGAATTAATCGTTAAGCCGGCATCTCGATACGGAGAGATTAATGGAGTAATCAATTGCACACGGGGTTTTTGAAAAACATCGAGGGGATTTTTGAGTTTTATATGTCTTTTGCTGGAATTCACTTTGTAAGATTTCAATTTGACAATTTCTTGTTGCATTGTGTGTTTAAGCTATTTTCTGTCCAGCCCAAGCTtttcaaatttttgtgaattttcattgtcattttcttttttcttgcttttttgACCGACACCCTATGTTATCATCGAGGAGACACACCTACACACCCACTCGCACAAAGAGCCAACAAAGGGAGCACGCCCAAGGGCGTGTGGGGCCCACCACTGCCaaattgctgctgctgcacgcCAACTACCAGAGCATCTCTCGCACGCACTGCTTTGTGTCGATTATTGCTGCAGTTCGTTAAATAGCTAGCCAGGCAGTGCATCGCATTCTCGCGTCGTGCATCGCAAGCTTTCAGCTCTCTGCTCGCAAGTGTTTCAGCTCTCCGGTGTGTCTAAGTGTTAGGGTGTTCGGGTGTTTTTGTGTCCAAGTATCCGTGTTTTTGTGTTGTGTTCCAACAGATTGTTAGTTGCATTGAGGCAGTGTACTGCATATATACCATTCATATTCTTTGTTGAGCACGGAGGTCCTTCACCCCACCGTGTAGTTTTTCTTGGACAGTGTCTCTATTTTAACAGGAAAAATCAATGGCGGGTGGACTTAGGAAGAAGTTGAACAGACTAGCTGGAAAATTGAGCTCTTTCTCGTCATCCCGACGGGAAGCATCAACAGAAGGTTCCTCGTCATCACGCAGACACTCTGTGTCTGGTGGAGATGCCATGAGTATAGACAGCAGGAGAAGTTGGGAGAGCCCTGCTCCTAGACATGTCAGGCGTGACACTGTCATGCTCATGCCGACCCCTCATTTGGAGGTGTCTACGAAGATGAAGttccaccaccgccgccaccacagGAGCTGCGGCGTCACTCTCGATATAATACTCGCTCAGGTGGAGCGGGTACCAGTACTGGAGAACCACCATACATTCCACA harbors:
- the LOC133888344 gene encoding uncharacterized protein LOC133888344, translated to MATKVEITAGGAILISAMGIEIRTSILETELQASLLGLTIQNNVPLRIQFSDFIEEQGKVNKAAVMKFKQVDQALEDIDEKINELGATMQQVLNANKMLETQVSQLASLVSKNDDKPVMPVEEDITVEEVEAEKLYVNSPLLDAMQVPTYSRYVKDTLLNKRSLPSSEIIKIMEECSAAISSSIKKKDPGSPTIPCSIRDKHFELALCDLGASVSVMPESIYNQLGLPLYESAIFSIELADKSVCYPVSTAVDVPDKVGDYIVPVDFIVLEMEEDSKTPLILGRPFLKTVNATIDVGKGEIKTEINGTENTFLFRPRVEVCSMINSKEVYGPPHKCKETKGESMPVMINHWV